One Temnothorax longispinosus isolate EJ_2023e unplaced genomic scaffold, Tlon_JGU_v1 HiC_scaffold_30, whole genome shotgun sequence genomic region harbors:
- the LOC139824226 gene encoding uncharacterized protein encodes MCRQRYWIPRGRALVKRLILRCVTCARWRAATLQQLMSSLPRERVSPARPFLHTGVDYAGPIRLRTSKGRGQRAYKAFISVFVCLVTRAVHLEVVSDYTAAAFLAALRRFTSRRGLCSSLHSDCGTNFVGADKQLRALFAASNPEGRQIASHLAGDGIRWRFNPPSAPHFGGLWEAAVKSLKHHLRRRRVLDEATLTYEEMSTLLAQIEACLNSRPLQAFSDDPDDLAVLTPRHFLVGSALIHVPEPLLLDVPVNRLTRWQLLQQMRDHF; translated from the coding sequence ATGTGTCGGCAGCGCTACTGGATCCCACGAGGCCGAGCCCTGGTGAAACGCCTGATCCTCCGCTGCGTTACTTGCGCGCGTTGGCGGGCGGCAACTCTGCAGCAGCTAATGAGCAGTCTTCCCCGCGAAAGGGTGAGCCCTGCCAGGCCCTTTCTACACACCGGCGTCGATTACGCCGGGCCAATTCGCCTGAGGACTTCCAAAGGTCGAGGGCAGCGAGCCTACAAAGCCTTCATCTCGGTGTTTGTCTGCCTCGTCACGCGGGCCGTGCATCTGGAGGTCGTATCCGACTATACCGCGGCGGCCTTCCTGGCGGCGCTGCGCCGATTTACGTCCCGTCGCGGACTGTGCAGCAGCCTCCACAGTGATTGCGGGACGAACTTTGTAGGAGCCGACAAGCAGTTACGCGCCCTTTTCGCTGCCAGTAACCCTGAAGGACGACAGATCGCTAGCCATCTAGCTGGCGACGGAATCAGGTGGCGATTCAACCCGCCATCCGCTCCTCATTTTGGTGGCCTCTGGGAGGCCGCCGTAAAATCTCTCAAGCACCACCTTCGGCGGCGGCGGGTGCTGGACGAGGCCACGTTGACTTACGAGGAGATGAGCACTCTCCTCGCTCAAATCGAAGCTTGTCTTAACTCTCGTCCTTTGCAGGCATTTTCCGACGATCCAGATGACCTGGCCGTGCTCACTCCGAGGCACTTTTTGGTAGGGTCCGCCCTGATCCACGTGCCGGAGCCGTTGCTGCTAGACGTTCCCGTTAACCGCCTCACCCGCTGGCAGCTGCTGCAGCAGATGAGAGATCATTTTTAG